One Microtus pennsylvanicus isolate mMicPen1 chromosome 3, mMicPen1.hap1, whole genome shotgun sequence DNA window includes the following coding sequences:
- the Znf653 gene encoding zinc finger protein 653 isoform X3 has translation MYVCMCVCVYVCVCVCVCVCVCVCACACMCTTCVPAVCGGQKRVFDPLELELRMVVNHMKPWEQVPKKPKRKKRRRRNVNCLKNVVIWYEDHKHRCPYEPHLAELDPTFGLYTTAVWQCEAGHRYFQDLHSPLKPLSDSEPDSDKVGNGLVAGSSDSSSSSSSSDSDEPPDAQLAKASAAAAATPASPTGNSGLITQEGVHIPFDVHHVESLAEQGTPLCQNPAGSGPEALETVVCVPVPMQMGAGPSTLFENMPQEALGEVVASCPVSGMVPGSQVIIIAGPGYDTLTAEGIHLNVATGSGTPSSGLGEEVPCAMMEGVAAYTQTEPEGTQHSTVDTTSIASIETKKDTTPCHPVEKEDLCMLKEEKEDSVAPELTELATTMAENREAEADVDGEELDSSDMSAIIYEIPKEPEKRRRSKRSRVMDADGLLEMFHCPYEGCSQVYVALSSFQNHVNLVHRKGKTKVCPHPGCGKKFYLSNHLRRHMIIHSGIREFTCETCGKSFKRKNHLEVHRRTHTGETPLQCEICGYQCRQRASLNWHMKKHTAEVQYNFTCERCGKRFEKLDSVKFHTLKSHPDHKPT, from the exons atgtatgtatgtatgtgtgtatgtgtgtatgtgtgtgtgtgtgtgtgtgtgtgtgtgtgtgtgtgtgtgtgtgcatgtgcatgtatgtgcaccacctgCGTGCCTGCTGtctgcggaggtcagaagagggtgttcgatcccctggaactggagttacggatggttgtgaaccacat GAAGCCTTGGGAGCAAgtccccaaaaagccaaaacGGAAGAAAA GGCGGAGGCGCAACGTGAACTGCCTGAAGAACGTGGTGATCTGGTATGAGGACCACAAACACCGATGCCCATATGAGCCGCACCTGGCTGAGCTTGACCCTACCTTTGGCCTTTACACAACGGCTGTGTGGCAATGTGAAGCTGGCCACCGCTACTTCCAGGACCTGCACTCTCCACTCAAGCCCTTAAGTGACTCAGAGCCTGACAGTGACAAAG TGGGCAATGGACTGGTGGCTGGCAGCTCTGACTCATCCAGCTCTAGCTCCAGCTCTGACTCGGATGAGCCTCCTGATGCCCAACTGGCCAAAGCCTCGGCTGCTGCTGCAGCCACCCCTGCCAGCCCTACAGGCAACAGTGGACTGATCACTCAGGAAGGAGTTCACATCCCCTTTGATGTCCACCATGTGGAGAGCCTGGCTGAGCAGGGCACCCCTCTGTGCCAAAACCCTGCAGGAAGTGGGCCCGAGGCCCTGGAGACGGTGGTGTGTGTGCCAGTGCCCATGCAAATGGGCGCTGGCCCCAGTACCCTCTTTGAGAACATGCCCCAGGAGGCACTGGGTGAGGTGGTGGCCAGCTGCCCAGTGTCAGGCATGGTGCCTGGCTCCCAGGTGATCATCATTGCTGGTCCTGGTTATGACACCCTTACAGCCGAGGGCATCCACCTCAATGTggctactggcagtggcactCCCAGCAGTGGCCTGGGTGAGGAGGTACCCTGTGCCATGATGGAAGGTGTGGCAGCCTATACACAAACGGAGCCTGAGGGCACCCAGCACAGCACCGTGGACACCACCTCCATAGCCAGCATCGAGACCAAGAAAG ACACCACCCCGTGTCACCCCGTAGAGAAGGAGGACCTGTGTATGctcaaggaggagaaagaggattCGGTGGCCCCAGAGCTGACAGAGCTGGCAACTACCATGGCCGAGAATAGAGAAGCGGAAGCAGATGTGGATGGAGAGGAACTGGACAGCAGTGACATGTCAGCTATCATCTACGAGATTCCCAAGGAGCCCGAGAA gAGACGGCGGAGCAAGCGGTCACGGGTGATGGATGCTGATGGCCTGCTGGAGATGTTCCACTGTCCTTATGAGGGCTGCAGCCAGGTGTATGTGGCTCTCAGCAGCTTCCAG AACCACGTCAACTTGGTGCACCGAAAAGGGAAGACCAAAGTGTGCCCTCACCCTGGCTGTGGCAAGAAGTTTTATTTATCCAACCACCTGCGGCGCCATATGATCATCCATTCAG GCATCCGAGAGTTCACTTGTGAGACCTGCGGCAAGTCTTTCAAGAGGAAGAACCATCTGGAGGTGCACCGGCGCACGCACACAGGAGAGACGCCCCTGCA GTGCGAGATTTGCGGGTACCAGTGCAGGCAGCGTGCATCGCTCAACTGGCACATGAAGAAGCACACGGCAGAGGTGCAGTACAACTTCACTTGCGAGCGCTGCGGGAAGCGCTTCGAGAAGCTGGACAGTGTCAAGTTTCACACGCTCAAAAGCCACCCGGACCACAAGCCTACCTGA
- the Znf653 gene encoding zinc finger protein 653 isoform X1 produces MAERAPEPGAEAGAGAGGETAAEEGAAGRKARGRPRLTESDRARRRLESRKKYDVRRVYLGEAHGPWVDLRRRSGWSDAKLAAYLISLERGQRTGRHGKPWEQVPKKPKRKKRRRRNVNCLKNVVIWYEDHKHRCPYEPHLAELDPTFGLYTTAVWQCEAGHRYFQDLHSPLKPLSDSEPDSDKVGNGLVAGSSDSSSSSSSSDSDEPPDAQLAKASAAAAATPASPTGNSGLITQEGVHIPFDVHHVESLAEQGTPLCQNPAGSGPEALETVVCVPVPMQMGAGPSTLFENMPQEALGEVVASCPVSGMVPGSQVIIIAGPGYDTLTAEGIHLNVATGSGTPSSGLGEEVPCAMMEGVAAYTQTEPEGTQHSTVDTTSIASIETKKDTTPCHPVEKEDLCMLKEEKEDSVAPELTELATTMAENREAEADVDGEELDSSDMSAIIYEIPKEPEKRRRSKRSRVMDADGLLEMFHCPYEGCSQVYVALSSFQNHVNLVHRKGKTKVCPHPGCGKKFYLSNHLRRHMIIHSGIREFTCETCGKSFKRKNHLEVHRRTHTGETPLQCEICGYQCRQRASLNWHMKKHTAEVQYNFTCERCGKRFEKLDSVKFHTLKSHPDHKPT; encoded by the exons ATGGCGGAGCGGGCTCCAGAGCCCGGGGcggaggcgggggcgggggcaggcGGGGAGACGGCGGCAGAGGAGGGCGCGGCGGGTCGAAAGGCGCGGGGCCGACCGCGGCTCACAGAGTCGGACCGGGCCCGGAGGCGGCTCGAGTCCCGGAAGAAGTACGACGTGCGGCGCGTGTACCTGGGCGAGGCGCACGGTCCCTGGGTGGACCTGAGACGGCGCAGCGGCTGGAGCGACGCCAAACTCGCTGCCTACCTCATTTCGCTGGAGCGCGGCCAGCGTACCGGCCGCCACGG GAAGCCTTGGGAGCAAgtccccaaaaagccaaaacGGAAGAAAA GGCGGAGGCGCAACGTGAACTGCCTGAAGAACGTGGTGATCTGGTATGAGGACCACAAACACCGATGCCCATATGAGCCGCACCTGGCTGAGCTTGACCCTACCTTTGGCCTTTACACAACGGCTGTGTGGCAATGTGAAGCTGGCCACCGCTACTTCCAGGACCTGCACTCTCCACTCAAGCCCTTAAGTGACTCAGAGCCTGACAGTGACAAAG TGGGCAATGGACTGGTGGCTGGCAGCTCTGACTCATCCAGCTCTAGCTCCAGCTCTGACTCGGATGAGCCTCCTGATGCCCAACTGGCCAAAGCCTCGGCTGCTGCTGCAGCCACCCCTGCCAGCCCTACAGGCAACAGTGGACTGATCACTCAGGAAGGAGTTCACATCCCCTTTGATGTCCACCATGTGGAGAGCCTGGCTGAGCAGGGCACCCCTCTGTGCCAAAACCCTGCAGGAAGTGGGCCCGAGGCCCTGGAGACGGTGGTGTGTGTGCCAGTGCCCATGCAAATGGGCGCTGGCCCCAGTACCCTCTTTGAGAACATGCCCCAGGAGGCACTGGGTGAGGTGGTGGCCAGCTGCCCAGTGTCAGGCATGGTGCCTGGCTCCCAGGTGATCATCATTGCTGGTCCTGGTTATGACACCCTTACAGCCGAGGGCATCCACCTCAATGTggctactggcagtggcactCCCAGCAGTGGCCTGGGTGAGGAGGTACCCTGTGCCATGATGGAAGGTGTGGCAGCCTATACACAAACGGAGCCTGAGGGCACCCAGCACAGCACCGTGGACACCACCTCCATAGCCAGCATCGAGACCAAGAAAG ACACCACCCCGTGTCACCCCGTAGAGAAGGAGGACCTGTGTATGctcaaggaggagaaagaggattCGGTGGCCCCAGAGCTGACAGAGCTGGCAACTACCATGGCCGAGAATAGAGAAGCGGAAGCAGATGTGGATGGAGAGGAACTGGACAGCAGTGACATGTCAGCTATCATCTACGAGATTCCCAAGGAGCCCGAGAA gAGACGGCGGAGCAAGCGGTCACGGGTGATGGATGCTGATGGCCTGCTGGAGATGTTCCACTGTCCTTATGAGGGCTGCAGCCAGGTGTATGTGGCTCTCAGCAGCTTCCAG AACCACGTCAACTTGGTGCACCGAAAAGGGAAGACCAAAGTGTGCCCTCACCCTGGCTGTGGCAAGAAGTTTTATTTATCCAACCACCTGCGGCGCCATATGATCATCCATTCAG GCATCCGAGAGTTCACTTGTGAGACCTGCGGCAAGTCTTTCAAGAGGAAGAACCATCTGGAGGTGCACCGGCGCACGCACACAGGAGAGACGCCCCTGCA GTGCGAGATTTGCGGGTACCAGTGCAGGCAGCGTGCATCGCTCAACTGGCACATGAAGAAGCACACGGCAGAGGTGCAGTACAACTTCACTTGCGAGCGCTGCGGGAAGCGCTTCGAGAAGCTGGACAGTGTCAAGTTTCACACGCTCAAAAGCCACCCGGACCACAAGCCTACCTGA
- the Ecsit gene encoding evolutionarily conserved signaling intermediate in Toll pathway, mitochondrial: MSWVQARLLARGLSRGWGGICRTGLSEAPVAQVSLRAPRGLHCSAVTHKDDTWLIPPPPEPQKKPNKVPVVHEELFGSSANGERDKKSFTRAVRSFGEHNVRKRGHVDFIYLALRKMPEFGVERDLSVYNLLLDVFPKEVFRPRNVIQRIFVHYPRQQECGLAVLDQMERHGVMPDRETEFLLLQIFGRHSYPMLKFLRMKLWLTRFKNINPYPVPRDLPQDPLDLAKLSLRHMEPDLSAKVTVYQMSLPSDSTGIDPVQPHIVGIQSPDQQAALARHNPSKPVFVEGPFPLWLRNKCVYYHILRADLPSPEEEKVEEIPEEWNLYYPMQLDLEYSRSGWDNYEFDVDKVTEGPVFAMCMAGAHDQATLVKWIQGLQETNPTLAQVPVIFRLARSTGELLTISRQEEQSPPHSPPKGQEEDEAFQAQQQQGQS, from the exons ATGAGCTGGGTCCAGGCCAGACTGCTGGCCCGAGGCCTCTCTAGGGGCTGGGGAGGTATCTGCAGGACTGGCCTCTCAGAAGCTCCTGTTGCTCAG GTGTCCCTCCGGGCCCCACGAGGCCTCCACTGCAGTGCAGTTACACACAAGGATGACACGTGGTTGATTCCTCCACCTCCCGAGCCCCAGAAGAAGCCCAACAAGGTCCCAGTTGTCCATGAAGAACTGTTCGGGTCATCGGCAAATGGGGAACGAGACAAGAAAAGCTTCACTCGTGCCGTGCGCAGCTTTGGGGAGCACAATGTGCGCAAGCGTGGCCATGTGGACTTCATCTACCTAGCGCTGCGCAAGATGCCAGAGTTCGGCGTGGAGCGGGACCTGTCAGTGTACAACCTGCTGCTGGATGTCTTCCCCAAGGAGGTCTTCCGGCCCCGCAATGTTATCCAACGCATCTTCGTCCACTATCCACGGCAGCAGGAGTGTGGGCTTGCTGTCCTGGATCAGATGGAACGGCACG GAGTCATGCCcgacagagagacagagttccTGCTGCTTCAGATATTTGGACGCCACAGTTACCCCATGCTCAAGTTCCTACGGATGAAGCTGTGGCTCACCCGCTTCAAGAATATCAACCCCTACCCTGTGCCCCGAGATCTGCCCCAGGACCCTTTGGACCTAGCTAAGCTAAGCCTGCGACACATGGAGCCTGACCTCAGTGCCAAGGTCACTGTCTACCAG ATGTCTTTGCCCAGTGACTCTACAGGCATAGATCCCGTCCAGCCCCACATTGTAG GAATCCAGAGTCCTGATCAGCAAGCTGCCCTGGCCCGCCACAACCCATCCAAGCCTGTTTTTGTCGAGGGCCCCTTCCCTCTCTGGCTGCGCAATAAATGTGTCTATTATCACATCTTGAGAGCTGATCTGCCATCCCCTGAGGAAGAG AAAGTAGAGGAGATCCCAGAAGAATGGAATCTCTACTACCCAATGCAGCTGGACCTGGAATATTCTAGGAGCGGTTGGGACAACTATGAGTTTGACGTGGACAAAG TGACAGAAGGCCCCGTCTTCGCCATGTGCATGGCTGGTGCCCATGACCAGGCAACACTGGTCAAATGGATCCAGGGCTTGCAGGAGACCAACCCAACCCTGGCACAGGTCCCTGTGATATTTCGCCTGGCCAGGTCCACGGGGGAGCTGCTGACAATCTCGAGGCAGGAGGAACAGTCCCCTCCCCACAGCCCTCCCAAGGGCCAGGAGGAAGATGAGGCCTTTcaggcacagcagcagcagggccAGAGTTGA
- the Znf653 gene encoding zinc finger protein 653 isoform X2, whose protein sequence is MAERAPEPGAEAGAGAGGETAAEEGAAGRKARGRPRLTESDRARRRLESRKKYDVRRVYLGEAHGPWVDLRRRSGWSDAKLAAYLISLERGQRTGRHGKPWEQVPKKPKRKKRRRRNVNCLKNVVIWYEDHKHRCPYEPHLAELDPTFGLYTTAVWQCEAGHRYFQDLHSPLKPLSDSEPDSDKVGNGLVAGSSDSSSSSSSSDSDEPPDAQLAKASAAAAATPASPTGNSGLITQEGVHIPFDVHHVESLAEQGTPLCQNPAGSGPEALETVVCVPVPMQMGAGPSTLFENMPQEALGEVVASCPVSGMVPGSQVIIIAGPGYDTLTAEGIHLNVATGSGTPSSGLGEEVPCAMMEGVAAYTQTEPEGTQHSTVDTTSIASIETKKEKEDLCMLKEEKEDSVAPELTELATTMAENREAEADVDGEELDSSDMSAIIYEIPKEPEKRRRSKRSRVMDADGLLEMFHCPYEGCSQVYVALSSFQNHVNLVHRKGKTKVCPHPGCGKKFYLSNHLRRHMIIHSGIREFTCETCGKSFKRKNHLEVHRRTHTGETPLQCEICGYQCRQRASLNWHMKKHTAEVQYNFTCERCGKRFEKLDSVKFHTLKSHPDHKPT, encoded by the exons ATGGCGGAGCGGGCTCCAGAGCCCGGGGcggaggcgggggcgggggcaggcGGGGAGACGGCGGCAGAGGAGGGCGCGGCGGGTCGAAAGGCGCGGGGCCGACCGCGGCTCACAGAGTCGGACCGGGCCCGGAGGCGGCTCGAGTCCCGGAAGAAGTACGACGTGCGGCGCGTGTACCTGGGCGAGGCGCACGGTCCCTGGGTGGACCTGAGACGGCGCAGCGGCTGGAGCGACGCCAAACTCGCTGCCTACCTCATTTCGCTGGAGCGCGGCCAGCGTACCGGCCGCCACGG GAAGCCTTGGGAGCAAgtccccaaaaagccaaaacGGAAGAAAA GGCGGAGGCGCAACGTGAACTGCCTGAAGAACGTGGTGATCTGGTATGAGGACCACAAACACCGATGCCCATATGAGCCGCACCTGGCTGAGCTTGACCCTACCTTTGGCCTTTACACAACGGCTGTGTGGCAATGTGAAGCTGGCCACCGCTACTTCCAGGACCTGCACTCTCCACTCAAGCCCTTAAGTGACTCAGAGCCTGACAGTGACAAAG TGGGCAATGGACTGGTGGCTGGCAGCTCTGACTCATCCAGCTCTAGCTCCAGCTCTGACTCGGATGAGCCTCCTGATGCCCAACTGGCCAAAGCCTCGGCTGCTGCTGCAGCCACCCCTGCCAGCCCTACAGGCAACAGTGGACTGATCACTCAGGAAGGAGTTCACATCCCCTTTGATGTCCACCATGTGGAGAGCCTGGCTGAGCAGGGCACCCCTCTGTGCCAAAACCCTGCAGGAAGTGGGCCCGAGGCCCTGGAGACGGTGGTGTGTGTGCCAGTGCCCATGCAAATGGGCGCTGGCCCCAGTACCCTCTTTGAGAACATGCCCCAGGAGGCACTGGGTGAGGTGGTGGCCAGCTGCCCAGTGTCAGGCATGGTGCCTGGCTCCCAGGTGATCATCATTGCTGGTCCTGGTTATGACACCCTTACAGCCGAGGGCATCCACCTCAATGTggctactggcagtggcactCCCAGCAGTGGCCTGGGTGAGGAGGTACCCTGTGCCATGATGGAAGGTGTGGCAGCCTATACACAAACGGAGCCTGAGGGCACCCAGCACAGCACCGTGGACACCACCTCCATAGCCAGCATCGAGACCAAGAAAG AGAAGGAGGACCTGTGTATGctcaaggaggagaaagaggattCGGTGGCCCCAGAGCTGACAGAGCTGGCAACTACCATGGCCGAGAATAGAGAAGCGGAAGCAGATGTGGATGGAGAGGAACTGGACAGCAGTGACATGTCAGCTATCATCTACGAGATTCCCAAGGAGCCCGAGAA gAGACGGCGGAGCAAGCGGTCACGGGTGATGGATGCTGATGGCCTGCTGGAGATGTTCCACTGTCCTTATGAGGGCTGCAGCCAGGTGTATGTGGCTCTCAGCAGCTTCCAG AACCACGTCAACTTGGTGCACCGAAAAGGGAAGACCAAAGTGTGCCCTCACCCTGGCTGTGGCAAGAAGTTTTATTTATCCAACCACCTGCGGCGCCATATGATCATCCATTCAG GCATCCGAGAGTTCACTTGTGAGACCTGCGGCAAGTCTTTCAAGAGGAAGAACCATCTGGAGGTGCACCGGCGCACGCACACAGGAGAGACGCCCCTGCA GTGCGAGATTTGCGGGTACCAGTGCAGGCAGCGTGCATCGCTCAACTGGCACATGAAGAAGCACACGGCAGAGGTGCAGTACAACTTCACTTGCGAGCGCTGCGGGAAGCGCTTCGAGAAGCTGGACAGTGTCAAGTTTCACACGCTCAAAAGCCACCCGGACCACAAGCCTACCTGA